In Streptomyces sclerotialus, one genomic interval encodes:
- a CDS encoding TetR/AcrR family transcriptional regulator gives MSATTTETERRGRGGRGGRERILAAAAQLFAQQGINATGMEQVAEAAPVSKRTLYAHFRTKSDLVIAHLRELSAAGRTLEGVLTRDDLPPRERLLRLFDHPAPEASPVRGCPFVDAAAEFPDPDSAIHSYAREQKLLMVHLVTALVTELGAADPTALAEQLVTLADGAASRAMVLGEADYGRHARAAAEILLAHALPKSS, from the coding sequence GTGAGTGCGACGACTACGGAGACCGAACGACGAGGGCGCGGCGGACGCGGCGGACGCGAACGCATCCTGGCGGCGGCCGCCCAGCTGTTCGCGCAGCAGGGCATCAACGCCACCGGCATGGAGCAGGTCGCGGAGGCGGCGCCGGTGTCCAAACGCACCCTCTACGCCCATTTCCGGACCAAGAGCGACCTGGTCATCGCCCACTTGCGGGAGCTGTCCGCCGCCGGACGGACACTGGAGGGCGTACTCACCCGCGACGACCTGCCCCCGCGGGAGCGCCTGCTCCGGCTGTTCGACCATCCGGCGCCGGAGGCGAGTCCCGTACGCGGGTGCCCGTTCGTCGACGCCGCGGCGGAATTCCCCGACCCGGACAGTGCGATCCACTCGTACGCGCGCGAGCAGAAACTGCTGATGGTGCACCTCGTCACCGCGCTGGTGACGGAACTGGGCGCCGCCGACCCCACCGCACTCGCCGAGCAACTGGTCACCCTCGCGGACGGAGCGGCCAGCCGCGCGATGGTGCTCGGTGAGGCGGACTACGGCCGGCACGCACGGGCAGCCGCGGAGATCCTCCTCGCACACGCTCTGCCGAAGTCGAGCTGA
- a CDS encoding class I SAM-dependent methyltransferase — protein sequence MALLSHLHHFNQRHPWSHNDHYGPWVAAQVTASGARHVLDVGCGAGNLAALLRRRVGTVTGLEPDPRMARAAAERFADDPAVTIVEAGFTARPPQRRWDAVTLVAVLHHLPLVPTLRELRGCLVPCGRLVIVGCYRENGPADRLAALPAALANPVMGLVKHPARAAAPPLHMTAPAAEPQETLSDIRAAAAQELPGARIRRRLFWRYTLVYDAPAAHGPAASA from the coding sequence ATGGCGTTGCTGTCCCACCTCCACCACTTCAACCAGCGGCACCCATGGAGCCACAACGACCACTACGGCCCCTGGGTCGCCGCGCAGGTGACCGCGTCCGGGGCCCGCCACGTCCTCGACGTCGGGTGCGGCGCGGGGAATCTCGCCGCGTTGCTCCGCCGTCGCGTCGGCACCGTCACCGGGCTCGAACCCGACCCCCGGATGGCCCGCGCCGCGGCGGAACGCTTCGCGGACGATCCTGCCGTCACCATCGTCGAAGCCGGATTCACGGCACGCCCGCCTCAGCGGCGCTGGGACGCGGTCACCCTGGTCGCGGTCCTGCACCACCTGCCGCTCGTGCCCACCCTGCGGGAGCTGCGGGGCTGTCTCGTCCCGTGCGGGCGCCTCGTGATCGTCGGCTGCTACCGGGAGAACGGGCCGGCAGACCGGCTCGCCGCCCTGCCGGCCGCCCTCGCGAATCCCGTCATGGGGCTGGTCAAGCACCCCGCCCGCGCCGCTGCGCCACCCCTGCACATGACGGCGCCGGCCGCCGAACCGCAAGAGACCCTGAGCGACATCCGGGCCGCGGCCGCGCAGGAGCTGCCCGGCGCCCGGATTCGCCGTCGCCTGTTCTGGCGGTACACGCTGGTCTACGACGCGCCCGCCGCACACGGCCCGGCCGCCTCGGCCTGA
- a CDS encoding nitroreductase, with product MSLCPSHPTELSGHAEKLIRGRRATRAFRPEAVPEETMRAVFSLAGAAPSNSNAQPWQVEVVSGAVRDRLADALEAAHAEGRTSVDYAYSEDMYAEVHQDRRAAFGAELYGALGIGRDDRAARAAYDAESLRFYGAPHVAFLFAPDNAGARLAADVGAYMQTLLLAMTAYGVDSCPQGLLSFYADTVRGELGVTGGKLLVGVSFGYAEATAAVNRLTTGRATLEATTTFHG from the coding sequence ATGAGCCTGTGCCCGTCCCACCCCACTGAGCTGAGTGGCCATGCGGAGAAGCTGATCCGTGGCCGTCGAGCGACGCGTGCGTTCCGGCCCGAGGCCGTCCCCGAGGAGACGATGCGTGCGGTCTTCTCGCTGGCCGGCGCGGCACCGTCCAATTCCAACGCGCAGCCGTGGCAGGTCGAGGTGGTGAGCGGGGCGGTGCGTGACCGGCTGGCGGACGCGCTGGAGGCGGCACACGCCGAGGGGCGCACGTCGGTCGACTACGCGTACAGCGAGGACATGTACGCGGAGGTGCACCAGGACCGACGGGCCGCGTTCGGCGCCGAGCTCTACGGGGCGCTGGGCATCGGCCGCGACGACCGTGCGGCCCGTGCGGCCTACGATGCCGAGAGCCTGCGGTTCTACGGGGCACCGCACGTCGCGTTCCTGTTCGCCCCCGACAATGCCGGGGCCCGGCTGGCCGCGGATGTCGGCGCCTACATGCAGACACTGCTGCTGGCGATGACCGCGTACGGCGTGGACAGCTGCCCGCAGGGACTGCTGAGCTTCTATGCCGACACGGTACGCGGTGAACTCGGTGTCACCGGAGGAAAGCTACTGGTGGGGGTCTCCTTCGGCTACGCCGAAGCGACCGCTGCGGTCAACCGCCTCACGACCGGGCGGGCCACGCTGGAGGCGACCACGACGTTCCACGGCTGA
- a CDS encoding FAD-dependent monooxygenase, with protein MADGRDAVAAAKRPRSSASSGAGGRSRHAVVIGGGLAGLLSAHVLTRHAAEVTLVERDRLPAQAPDHRPGVPQGRHPHILLESGQQALDSLLPGFSGQLRAAGSPRVGLPADMVQWQERWFARLPAMQTIFTGSRAQLEQLVRERVFADAALRVLDGTDVVGLTGDAARVHGVVLRERGNGARRVLDADLVVDASGRGSHADRWLTGIGAEPAAEERLDTGLAYASRLYRDTRGELTRDGVAGREGGRSTDALAYYVFPSPAHPNGGGILPVEDGRHLAILFGLRGDEPPTDGEGFLRYAASRLPHPFIHDWLTHSEPLSPVHGFRKTANVRRRYDRPGRRPAGFLAVGDALCTFNPIYGQGMAVAALTAVALRDALADPRRTPTTLRVQRALLNASRQAWDISAGADKSMPGAVGDRAMTRTPLAQRPGNWYLGRVQRHYATEPVAAAAFRSVLDLSSPFTALFAPRVARAVLLRPAPPAPADPPLHRPSEDTG; from the coding sequence ATGGCGGACGGCAGGGACGCGGTGGCAGCGGCGAAGCGGCCACGGTCGAGCGCGTCTTCGGGGGCGGGGGGACGTTCGCGTCATGCGGTGGTGATCGGGGGTGGCCTGGCGGGCCTGTTGTCCGCCCACGTCCTCACGCGTCACGCGGCGGAAGTCACCCTCGTCGAGCGCGACCGCTTGCCGGCGCAGGCGCCGGACCACCGCCCCGGCGTGCCGCAGGGCCGGCACCCCCACATCCTCCTCGAAAGCGGCCAGCAGGCGCTGGACAGCCTGCTGCCCGGGTTCTCCGGCCAGCTGCGGGCCGCGGGCTCGCCTCGCGTGGGGCTGCCCGCCGACATGGTGCAGTGGCAGGAACGCTGGTTCGCGCGACTGCCTGCCATGCAGACCATCTTCACCGGCTCGCGTGCCCAGCTGGAGCAGTTGGTGCGGGAGCGGGTGTTCGCCGACGCCGCGCTCCGCGTGCTCGACGGCACGGACGTCGTCGGTCTGACGGGAGATGCCGCGCGGGTCCACGGTGTCGTACTGCGCGAGCGCGGCAACGGCGCTCGGCGGGTGCTCGACGCTGACCTGGTGGTGGACGCCTCCGGGCGCGGCTCGCACGCCGACCGCTGGCTGACCGGGATCGGCGCTGAGCCTGCCGCGGAGGAGCGGCTGGACACCGGGCTCGCGTACGCCTCCCGCCTCTACCGCGACACCCGTGGTGAGCTCACGCGTGACGGCGTCGCGGGCCGGGAGGGCGGACGGAGCACCGACGCGTTGGCCTATTACGTGTTCCCCAGTCCGGCGCACCCCAACGGCGGCGGCATCCTGCCGGTGGAGGACGGCCGCCACCTGGCCATTCTCTTCGGGCTGCGCGGTGACGAACCGCCCACTGACGGGGAGGGGTTCCTCCGGTACGCCGCATCGCGTCTCCCGCACCCCTTCATCCATGACTGGCTGACGCATTCCGAACCGCTCTCCCCCGTTCACGGTTTCCGCAAGACCGCCAACGTCCGACGCCGCTACGACCGGCCGGGCCGTCGCCCGGCCGGTTTCCTCGCCGTCGGCGATGCGCTGTGCACCTTCAACCCGATCTACGGCCAGGGCATGGCCGTCGCCGCCCTGACCGCCGTGGCCCTGCGCGATGCCCTGGCGGACCCCCGCCGCACGCCGACGACGCTGCGCGTCCAGCGCGCACTGCTGAACGCCTCGCGGCAGGCGTGGGACATCTCGGCCGGGGCGGACAAGTCGATGCCGGGAGCGGTCGGAGACAGGGCCATGACCAGGACGCCGCTGGCTCAGCGCCCCGGCAACTGGTACCTCGGCCGAGTGCAGAGGCATTACGCCACCGAGCCCGTGGCCGCGGCCGCCTTCCGCTCGGTGCTCGACCTCTCGTCCCCGTTCACCGCGCTGTTCGCGCCCAGGGTCGCCCGTGCGGTGCTCCTGCGTCCGGCCCCTCCCGCACCGGCGGACCCACCACTGCACCGGCCCTCCGAGGACACCGGCTGA
- a CDS encoding non-ribosomal peptide synthetase, with protein sequence MSADEALEPLESLPTLFERIVSRHGDRTALAEGPPKGDSLTYARLNSLANQAARELARRGVAPGAAVGLHLDRSAGLYVAMLAVLKAGGHVVPLNPSHPRQMIDHIVTEARVRLVVHQGPAAGDRAPDPSRWPGVDAVTDDELLRCAAQLAAHNPEPVADPEDTAFVLYTSGSTGRPKGTRLAHRGLTRLALPVPGLSLTEEDCLLQQAAPSFAASMNEVWLTFLNGAKLAVLPPGLPSLSGVRQAVEEHGVTVLSLPGGLFNLLVDNELEALAKLRAVFVSGDFPSPRHLRRAARDTSAKIFNGYGCTENSAISALFPVDPEALSDTGPVPVGKPLPLVEMAVVDERLAPCAPGEPGELVISGAGLALGYVDAALGEGRFLTSPDTGARLYRTGDRARTTPEGDIVVTGRGDGQVKVRGYRVETGAVELALRTVDAIDQAVVKPFRDDDGEARLVAFYTTRTGKALDAVTLTTALMAELPDYMVPSAYHHLDRMPTTVNGKTDRSALSEPDDVKERKRANPMANPLEGVVLQVWRDIIGDSEVAADDPFLGHGGNSLHFVQLASTLEKVLAVKVSAEEIFRHGDVRKLAAYIEEKRASGLPH encoded by the coding sequence ATGTCCGCAGATGAAGCGCTGGAACCGCTCGAATCGCTGCCCACGCTGTTCGAGCGAATCGTCTCACGACACGGTGACCGTACCGCGCTCGCCGAGGGACCGCCGAAGGGTGACTCGCTGACGTACGCGCGCCTGAACTCCCTGGCGAACCAAGCCGCCCGCGAACTGGCGCGCCGCGGCGTGGCACCGGGTGCGGCCGTCGGCCTGCATCTCGACCGGTCGGCCGGGCTGTACGTGGCCATGCTCGCGGTCCTCAAGGCGGGCGGCCACGTCGTGCCGCTCAACCCCTCGCATCCGCGCCAGATGATCGACCACATCGTCACCGAGGCCCGCGTCCGCCTGGTTGTCCACCAGGGTCCGGCAGCCGGCGACCGGGCACCCGACCCGTCCCGTTGGCCCGGCGTGGACGCTGTCACCGACGACGAACTACTGCGGTGCGCCGCGCAGTTGGCCGCACACAACCCTGAACCCGTAGCGGACCCGGAGGACACCGCCTTCGTGCTGTACACCTCCGGTTCCACCGGCAGGCCGAAGGGCACGCGCCTCGCGCACCGGGGACTTACGCGTCTCGCCCTCCCGGTGCCGGGCCTCTCCCTCACCGAGGAGGACTGCCTGCTGCAACAGGCCGCACCTTCCTTCGCCGCCTCGATGAACGAGGTCTGGCTGACGTTCCTCAACGGCGCGAAGCTCGCTGTCCTGCCGCCCGGCCTGCCCTCCCTCAGCGGCGTCCGGCAGGCCGTCGAGGAGCACGGCGTCACGGTGCTGAGCCTGCCGGGCGGACTGTTCAACCTGCTGGTCGACAACGAGCTGGAGGCGCTGGCGAAATTGCGGGCGGTATTCGTCAGCGGTGACTTCCCGTCACCGCGCCACCTGCGGCGCGCCGCCCGCGACACGTCCGCGAAGATCTTCAACGGTTACGGCTGCACGGAGAACTCCGCCATTTCGGCGCTGTTCCCGGTGGACCCCGAAGCCCTCAGCGACACCGGACCGGTGCCCGTGGGCAAGCCCCTGCCTCTCGTGGAGATGGCGGTGGTGGACGAACGGCTGGCACCCTGCGCGCCCGGTGAGCCCGGTGAACTGGTCATCTCCGGTGCGGGACTCGCCCTGGGGTACGTGGACGCCGCGCTCGGCGAGGGCAGGTTCCTCACCTCCCCGGACACCGGGGCGAGGCTGTACCGGACCGGGGACCGCGCCCGTACGACGCCCGAGGGCGACATCGTCGTGACCGGCCGGGGCGACGGCCAGGTCAAGGTGCGCGGTTACCGGGTGGAGACCGGTGCGGTGGAACTGGCGCTCAGGACGGTCGACGCGATCGACCAGGCCGTGGTCAAGCCGTTCCGCGACGACGACGGCGAGGCGCGCCTCGTCGCCTTCTACACCACCCGCACCGGCAAGGCCCTGGACGCCGTCACGCTGACCACGGCGCTCATGGCCGAACTGCCGGACTACATGGTCCCGTCGGCGTACCACCACCTCGACCGGATGCCGACCACCGTGAACGGAAAAACCGACCGTTCCGCGCTCAGCGAGCCGGACGACGTCAAGGAAAGGAAGCGTGCGAACCCCATGGCGAACCCGTTGGAAGGCGTGGTCCTGCAGGTCTGGCGGGACATCATCGGTGACTCGGAGGTGGCGGCGGATGACCCCTTCCTCGGCCACGGCGGCAACTCACTGCACTTCGTGCAACTCGCCTCGACCCTGGAGAAGGTGCTCGCCGTCAAGGTGAGCGCCGAGGAGATCTTCCGGCACGGGGACGTGCGCAAGCTCGCCGCTTACATCGAGGAGAAGCGCGCCTCCGGCCTGCCTCACTGA
- a CDS encoding alpha/beta fold hydrolase: MNRVTVNDATLSYDDLGPADGMPFVLVHGHPFNRTLWTPQAEALAAAGYRVITPDLRGYGDSSVTPGKVLLSCFADDIAGLLDHLGIERVVIGGVSMGGQITMEFHRRYPRRVRALLLSDTSYSAETAEGKEFRNSLADRLLAEGMDGYAGEVIDKMLASYNVAALPDVAARVLGMMRATDPRGAAAALRGRAERPDYRETLAAVVVPTLIVVGADDVYTPVAEAEAIGRLVPHATLSVIEGAGHLPGAEQPERFNTVLLDFLRTRVSTLH, translated from the coding sequence ATGAACCGCGTGACGGTGAACGACGCCACGCTTTCCTACGACGACTTGGGCCCGGCGGACGGCATGCCGTTCGTACTGGTCCACGGGCATCCGTTCAACCGCACGCTGTGGACCCCGCAGGCCGAGGCGCTCGCGGCGGCCGGGTACCGGGTGATCACCCCCGATCTGCGCGGTTACGGGGACAGCAGTGTCACGCCCGGCAAGGTGCTCCTCTCCTGCTTCGCGGACGACATCGCCGGCCTCCTGGACCATCTCGGCATCGAGCGCGTGGTCATCGGCGGCGTGTCCATGGGAGGCCAGATCACCATGGAGTTCCACCGCCGCTACCCGCGACGGGTACGCGCGCTCCTCCTGTCCGACACCTCGTACTCCGCCGAGACGGCCGAGGGCAAGGAGTTCCGCAACAGCCTCGCCGACCGGCTGCTCGCCGAGGGCATGGACGGTTACGCGGGCGAGGTCATCGACAAGATGCTCGCCTCGTACAACGTCGCCGCCCTCCCCGACGTGGCCGCACGCGTGCTCGGCATGATGCGTGCCACCGATCCCCGGGGCGCCGCGGCCGCACTGCGTGGGCGGGCGGAGCGGCCCGACTATCGGGAGACCCTCGCCGCCGTCGTGGTTCCCACACTGATCGTGGTCGGCGCGGACGACGTCTACACTCCGGTCGCCGAGGCGGAGGCCATCGGCCGTCTCGTTCCGCACGCCACGCTCAGTGTCATCGAGGGCGCCGGGCACCTGCCCGGGGCCGAGCAGCCCGAGCGTTTCAACACCGTCCTGCTGGACTTCCTTCGTACGCGGGTGTCCACCCTGCACTGA
- a CDS encoding ParB N-terminal domain-containing protein: MMGEALSQTDCITVSPDTENIPIAQLLPGDSPRLGGEDRERILLLAESPDPFPPVVVHRQTMRVIDGMHRLRATALRGDTVIAVRFFEGTEHDAFVLAVRLNARHGLPLSRGDRTAAATRILTTHPQWSDRSIAAATGLATKTVARIRHRSTGDVPQSNARVGRDGRVRPVDPAEGRRRAARVIAAHPGASLRQISREAGVSLGTARDVRRRLDSNQDPVPERRRGRPAEAAPRPVSPASPLVTHRSPLSTAVPNREELPAGTCERTEVVRSTRPAGPGRPPAIPISTLEKLRRDPSLRHSEVGRVLLRLLDTNCSGATELDRAAASVPTHCAEAIAEAARACAAVWSEFATQVEARGDVAD; this comes from the coding sequence ATGATGGGCGAAGCCTTGAGTCAAACGGATTGCATAACGGTCAGCCCCGACACGGAAAACATTCCCATCGCCCAATTACTACCTGGCGATTCCCCCAGACTCGGAGGTGAGGACAGGGAACGCATACTGCTCCTCGCCGAATCACCGGATCCGTTCCCTCCCGTCGTCGTCCATCGGCAGACGATGCGGGTCATCGACGGCATGCACCGGCTCAGAGCCACCGCCCTACGCGGTGACACGGTCATCGCTGTCCGCTTCTTCGAGGGCACGGAGCACGACGCGTTCGTGCTCGCTGTCCGGCTCAACGCCCGACACGGCCTGCCGTTGTCCCGCGGCGACCGCACGGCCGCGGCGACCCGCATCCTCACCACGCATCCGCAGTGGTCGGACCGGTCCATCGCGGCGGCCACCGGACTGGCGACGAAGACGGTCGCCCGCATCCGCCACCGTTCAACTGGGGACGTTCCCCAGTCGAACGCCCGTGTCGGCCGGGACGGCCGAGTGCGTCCGGTCGATCCGGCCGAAGGCAGAAGACGCGCCGCCCGAGTGATCGCCGCTCATCCCGGCGCCTCCCTGCGCCAGATATCCCGCGAAGCGGGCGTCTCCCTGGGTACCGCACGCGACGTGCGCAGACGCCTCGACAGCAATCAGGATCCGGTGCCTGAGCGGCGACGAGGACGCCCCGCGGAGGCCGCGCCGCGTCCGGTGAGCCCCGCTTCGCCGCTCGTCACCCATCGCTCACCCCTTTCCACCGCGGTACCGAACCGGGAGGAGCTCCCGGCGGGAACGTGCGAACGCACGGAGGTCGTACGGTCCACGCGGCCGGCCGGTCCGGGACGGCCTCCCGCAATCCCCATCTCGACCCTGGAGAAGCTGCGCAGGGACCCGTCGCTGCGCCACAGCGAGGTGGGGCGCGTGCTGTTGCGGCTTCTTGACACCAATTGCTCCGGCGCCACGGAACTGGACCGGGCGGCGGCCAGCGTACCCACCCATTGCGCGGAGGCCATTGCCGAGGCCGCCCGCGCGTGCGCGGCCGTCTGGAGCGAATTCGCCACGCAGGTGGAGGCCCGCGGCGACGTGGCGGATTGA
- a CDS encoding DUF1266 domain-containing protein, which produces MHNQVLWNEVGEVYDDYTWDVECLRDSWGVTDRDGWQEQLTYLLRGENSPPHPEFALRVRNALLAHRPGRPVDPEEWRGLAVAEVRDRGGDERDAAEVRDAVGRILRYEGRFRADGLLTPDGPGSVVTSALAYDYGRAVNFARWGLGARYAGQEETEQAVIRAGELSRAVYSSWEGFSAGYILGRALRFDEESFGHMYASALSPHEILTTHPESPWRSIPFRQP; this is translated from the coding sequence GTGCACAACCAGGTGCTGTGGAACGAGGTCGGCGAGGTCTACGACGACTACACCTGGGACGTCGAGTGCCTACGGGACTCCTGGGGCGTCACGGACCGGGACGGCTGGCAGGAGCAGCTCACGTACCTGCTGCGCGGTGAGAACAGCCCGCCGCACCCGGAGTTCGCGCTGCGGGTCCGCAACGCGCTCCTCGCACACCGGCCCGGCCGTCCGGTGGACCCGGAGGAGTGGCGCGGACTGGCCGTCGCCGAAGTGCGGGACAGGGGCGGCGACGAACGGGACGCCGCCGAAGTACGGGACGCCGTCGGCCGGATCCTCCGCTACGAGGGCCGTTTCCGGGCCGACGGCCTGCTCACGCCCGACGGTCCCGGCAGCGTCGTCACCTCGGCGCTCGCCTACGACTACGGGCGCGCGGTCAACTTCGCCCGCTGGGGCCTGGGGGCGCGCTACGCCGGACAGGAGGAGACCGAACAGGCGGTGATCCGTGCGGGCGAGCTGTCCCGCGCCGTGTACTCCTCCTGGGAGGGCTTCTCCGCCGGCTACATCCTCGGCCGCGCCCTCCGCTTCGACGAGGAGTCCTTCGGCCACATGTACGCCTCAGCGCTCAGTCCCCACGAAATCCTCACCACCCACCCCGAAAGCCCGTGGCGCAGCATCCCCTTCCGTCAGCCGTGA
- a CDS encoding NAD(P)-dependent alcohol dehydrogenase, giving the protein MRIQAAVVETQGGPFTVRDLDLEGPRPEEILVRITAAGICHTDLSMRQIWPEQRLPMVFGHEGTGVVEAVGEAVTAVRPGDTVCLSYRSCGACPQCDAGAPAYCLSAGALNAAGTRADGSTPLAGQGGPVFGSFFGQSSFATYVLTDESNTVKVPADLPPAVAAPLGCSVQTGVGTVTNVLRPEAGTSLVVFGAGSVGLSAVMAAVAAGCHVTVVEPLAARRALAEELGATASVDPAASEDVAAAVRAANDGDPDHAIDTTGRPSVISHAIASLRRRGELALVGIGTADFPTLPVMTKGLRLHGVTEGDADPATAVPQLAALYQEGKLPIDRLITRFPFADIEKAARAAATGQVIKPVLIF; this is encoded by the coding sequence GTGCGTATACAGGCAGCAGTAGTGGAGACCCAAGGCGGTCCTTTCACCGTCCGCGATCTCGACCTCGAAGGCCCCCGCCCGGAGGAGATCCTGGTCAGGATCACTGCCGCGGGCATCTGTCACACCGACCTGAGCATGCGGCAGATATGGCCCGAGCAGCGCTTGCCCATGGTCTTCGGGCACGAAGGCACCGGGGTCGTCGAGGCCGTGGGCGAAGCGGTGACCGCCGTGCGGCCCGGTGACACGGTATGTCTCAGCTACCGCAGCTGCGGTGCCTGCCCGCAGTGCGACGCAGGCGCCCCGGCCTACTGCCTGAGCGCGGGCGCCCTGAACGCCGCTGGCACCCGGGCCGATGGCAGCACCCCACTCGCCGGCCAGGGCGGCCCGGTCTTCGGCAGCTTCTTCGGACAGTCGAGCTTCGCGACCTACGTACTCACCGACGAGAGCAACACCGTCAAGGTCCCCGCCGACCTGCCGCCCGCCGTGGCGGCACCCCTCGGGTGCAGTGTGCAGACCGGTGTCGGTACCGTCACCAATGTCCTCCGGCCCGAGGCCGGCACGTCACTCGTCGTCTTCGGTGCCGGAAGCGTCGGCTTGAGCGCCGTCATGGCCGCCGTCGCCGCGGGCTGCCATGTGACCGTCGTCGAACCGCTCGCCGCACGGCGCGCCCTGGCGGAGGAGCTGGGCGCCACGGCATCCGTCGACCCCGCTGCGAGCGAAGACGTGGCGGCGGCCGTGCGCGCGGCCAACGACGGGGACCCGGACCACGCCATCGACACCACCGGACGACCGTCCGTCATCTCCCACGCCATCGCCTCCTTGCGCCGACGGGGCGAGCTGGCCCTGGTCGGCATCGGCACCGCCGACTTCCCCACCCTCCCCGTGATGACGAAGGGGCTGCGCCTGCACGGCGTGACCGAGGGCGACGCCGACCCCGCCACGGCCGTCCCGCAACTGGCCGCCCTGTATCAGGAAGGCAAGCTCCCGATCGACCGGCTCATCACGCGGTTCCCCTTCGCCGACATCGAGAAAGCCGCGCGGGCGGCCGCCACCGGCCAGGTCATCAAGCCGGTCCTGATCTTCTAG